In Zalophus californianus isolate mZalCal1 chromosome 16, mZalCal1.pri.v2, whole genome shotgun sequence, the sequence GGACAGACTCgggacagaaagagaagagtgtGGTCCAAGGTCATCCAGCAAGTTAGTGGCAGAGTCCGGACTGGGAACCCTATCTGCGGACCCCAGTCCTGTGTTCTTGGCACAACAAGGCACTAAAGGCTTTATGAGgggcagaggagtgggggaggaatCTTATCGAACTTTCTTAACCAGTCCCCGGACTTTTCTCATTCCCCAGCGCTCCCTTAGAACCCCTGGGCGGTGAAAGGCTtgctttcctgcctccctctgaaGTGGGACCAGCAAAGGTGGGCGGCCCCGGTGGGCGGGGCTGCGTGGCTCAGTGTGTGTGACTCTCAgcgccctcccctgccctgcggGACCCCCTCGGACGCGGGAGAGTGGGGACGGGGGCTCTTCTGGCCCTCCCCGCCCCGGGATCCGCAGGGCCTGGCTGCCTCCTGCGGAAGCCCGGAAGGTCTCAGCCCCCTGCCCGGGGTTGCAGACATTTACAATGAGATACAAACAATCAGACCGCGCGCCGAGGGCAGAACCCCGGGCGCCTGGGCCGGGGCGCGGGTCGGGGAGCGCGGCGCGGCGGGCGGCCTCTAATAGGCGTTCTCCAGCTCGGCCTGGTTGGTTTTGGCGCCCCGGGCGCGGGGCCGCGGCTTTCGGCCCTTCTGCGGCCGCGCGGCCTCGGGCCCGAAGTCCTTGAGCTCGGACTGGTTGTGGGAACGGGTGAGGCGCTTGCACTTGCAGGAGGCCACCAGGCGCACTTTGCGCGCGCGCGGCGCCGCGCCCCCGGGGCACAACAGCTGCACCCGCTGCGCGCGGTAGCGGTCGGGGATGCAGCGGAAGTCGGGCCCGCTCGGGCGCCACCACTTGCCGCGGCCGATGGCGTTGGGCAGCAGGCGCGCCGGGCCGCACTGACCCGAGCACACCAGCTCGGTGACCGGCTTGGCGCTGCGGCAGGGCCCGTCCGTCACGTAGCGGGTGAAGTGCAGTTCGCGGCAGCTGAACTCGGACACGTCTGCGGAGAGAGGGCGCGTTGAGACCAGCCCGGCTCCCTGCACGCCACCAACCCACGCCCCGGCCTTTTCCAAACCTGCCGCTTTCCAGACGCGTTTGCCCCTGGGTATCTCTTCCGGGAAGCGCCCAGGTATTCTGGTGCGAGAGGAAAGACCTCTGGCCCACCCTTTCCCCCTAAAActttgatcttgggcaagtcatttaacctctctgtgcttcctatctgtaaaatgcgTTGTCCTAAGGAGTTAGTGAGTGAATCCATTGCAGCCATAATGCAGGGGACACAATGAGCACATAATAAGAGCTGGAAGTATAGGCTGTTAtgtgttcttcttcttctccaaGGGGGGCTTTTTCTCCCCCATATAACTTACATCTGTGTAACAGAGTGCCTGGTCTAGGCAGAGTAGGTACTTGCCACACCCTTTGCATGGCCTTGGCTTCCCCTAAAGTCTTTTTCCAGCCACTTGGGAGGGATGGCGAGGGATGGAGAAAGGAGTAGGGGTTAATTGAAGGTAATAAATCAGGGCAGCTGCCGCGGAGGAGAGAGATGGAAGcggaggtggggaggagaagtCATTAGACTTGAAAAGAGCCAAACGCTGCTTGTCCAACCCCCTCATCATCCCTGAGGACCAGGAGGCCTAGAGGGGGGAAAGTACTTGCCCAAAAGGCAGAGCTGCGCATCCTCACTCCACTTTCCTGGGGCCCCGGCGCCTCTGGGTTCCTCTAAGGGTGGACGCTGTGTGCCTGAGCACCCTTGTGGGAGgctgcactgggggtgggggcaaagggcTGCCTCTTACTGCAGTTACTTCCCTACCAGAGGGGATGGAGCTCTGCCTGAAAACCTACAGGTTCAACTGCCACAAAcacttattaagcacctgctgtgtaccaggcatGCTGCTGGGCACATCTCTTGTTTTGTGCCGTTTTAATGGATCCCAGATGGTGACCCAGCCTTGCtcctgggttggggtggggggggattggGCTCTGAGGCCTGGCTTGGTCCCCTGAAGACACCGCGATCAACTCTCCTACTGTGGGCTTAAACAGGTGGGAGCTTTTTAAACAGCTGGTCCTCGTGTGAGCACCTGTCCGTCACCCAAGGAGATGAACAACAGTCCTGAGACCAAAAGCCGAGAGAGGGCAGAACAGGCCAGGCCTCCActccccaggccctggagaaCAAGCATAGCAGGGGAGATGTGGGTTTGCCTTCCTCCAGTGGCTGACCTGGTTTCTGGGCTGGCTTGGCATCCTCACCCCGGCTCCCAGGCTGCAGGGGTAGTGTGTGGAGGCGGCCTGTTTGCCCAGGCAAGGAGGCTTTTTGGGCTTTCCAAGAATAGTGCCCCCAGGTCAGGCACTTCCTCTACAGAAGGGACTTTGTTTTGAGCTCACAGCTTCCTTGGGGCCTGTGGCCTCTCATGGGAGCCTCGGGAAGTGGATATTTTGTACTTGGGCCCCATAGAGCCCAGGAAGCAGTCCCTTGAGCTTAATCGACCTTGCCTGGGGGGAATGGCAGGGTGGTGTTCTCCTGCCCTCCCTTTTTGAAGACTTGAGGTCCCAGGCCTCCTGTGAGGCTGCCCCCTTTGCCGAGCCCCACATTCCCAGCTGgttgtggggcagggagggaggggatgagggGGCCTGGGCAGGGGACTCCTCTCCCACCCAGACAATGACTGGAGGGCAGTGAGGCCCTCCCTCTGAAGTGTCATTccggccccacccccagcctttccTGCCCGCTGCCGGGCCAGCTGTGCACACTGGCCCCTAGGCTTCTCCGTGCACACCTGACCAGGAGCCCAGATGTGCCCTCCACCACGGCCCTCGCCTTGTCACGAGGGTCGGGCTCCCTCCCTAGTAGGGAGGCAAGCCTGGGTCTCGGGTGGGGACCTGGGGACAGATGGGGCCACCTGTGTCCACTCCCTGCACAGAGGATGCTACCTACCCTCCAGGGCCTGGACCCAAGTTGCTACCCAGGTCGGATGCTAATACTCTGCCTACAACTTCCATGCCTTCAAGTGTCAGCTCACTGGGAAGACTCGGGGCAGTGGGAGTGTCCCCTTCCCGCTGATTTGTGGGGACTTGCTCTGGCTCTCAGTCCCCAGCACCCCCCACACATTCCCCCACCAGGGCTGTCTTGGAATGGGATCAGACTGGGGTCAAATCTCAGCTCTTCTGCTCCCTACCAAGTTACTTAGTGTCTGGAGATTTCTTCACTTTCCAACTGGGAGTGCACCTCCTGGGGCTCCCCTGCGGCGGATCCCTCAGGTACAGCCTGGGTAGAGCGTCTACCTCCAGCAGGTGCTCACAGATAGGAGGCTCCCTTGTCTGGTCCCCTGTCCAGGGATGCCAGCTGCCGGGCCTGTCTCCTATATTCTCAGGAGGGGATTCTTGGAAACTGTCTCCTTTCTGAGGCTCTGAGCCTGTCCCAGGGTTGTATCCTCAccacctctgcctccttcctgccccaggctCCTGCTGCCAGCACCCCCACCAGCCTCATGCCCCCACGCTGGATCACCAAGGCTATTCTGGCTTgccaccctccccctgcctccaggcAAGGCTGTCCCTCCGTTAGAGCTGACAGCGGCGGACGGGCCACCCCAGTCTTCACAACCTCCCAGAGAGAACCTTCCAGGCCCCTCGTGTGAAAAATGCCCTCCTCTCCAGCATACCTTTGGTCTCAAAGGGATGGTGAGGGGGCCTCCCTCCGTTCTCCGCCCGGTTCATGGTCTTGTTGTTCTCCAGCTCCGGCGGAGGCTCGGGGTACTCGCGCAGCTCGGGGATGATCTCTGTGGCATCGTTCTTGAAGGCCTGCCACCCCTGGCCGGCCCCCACACGGAAGGCTGCATGCACCAGCAGGCAGACAAGACACAGGGCAAGAGAAAGCTGCATGGTGCCAGCCAGAGGAGGGCACCCAGCCTTCCAGTAGCACAGGCTCCGACCTCCAGCCTGGGACACGTTTGCCTTTTTAAAGCCCCCTCTGCCTGATGCCAACCAATGAGgacaggctggggcagggctggtcCCATGTTTCTCTCAAACCCAGGGGGAGGGAACGGGGTGTGCTCACAGCAAGCCCTCCCCAAAGACTTCCCAGGCACAGCAAACTCCCAAATTGCTGCTGGTGCTCCCAGGTGACCTAGAGGGAGGCGGGTGTGTGAGGCAAgcctgccctccagcccctcccacgTGCAGGCGGCTGTGGTTTTCAGATATCAAAATGAGCTCCAGCTTGGAATCTTTACCTCCTTGGGCCCCCTGGgctttctcaaaaacaaactgtGGACCAGCGTCACAAAGAAAACGACAGCTCTGAGCCCTCTGCAGGGCTGAGCCCAGCCAAGTCCCTTTCTCCGGCCAAGTTCATTTGTTACCCCACCAACAAATGGCCCAAGGGCTCTATCTTTGGCCCCCACAGacccaggcagaggcagaaggaggctTTTTAAGAAATGTGATCGGTCCCAGTTCCATGGGGAGGCTCAGCATCAATTATCTTGACCAAGATAGCCCTTTGTTGGCACCCTCTGGAAGGCAAGAGAGAAAACCGGAAGGCCACGGGGAGGGCGTCTGCTtgcaccaggaggcagggattcCGGTTACAAGGCCAGGATGAGCAAGTCAACAGGCAATGGTGATGGAGCCCAAGGAGGAAATCTTGGGGCTTCTGTGCACCGTGACAGGCACTTCTTGGCCAAGACACAGCCGCTTGGGGACTGATGTGCCAAAGGCACTTATTTCCCTGGCTAGGCCGTGGCTAGGAATGGAGAGCACAAAAATCCCTTTCCTTAGCAAAAGCCAAGGCCAGCATTTTTGGTGCTGatgttctcttcttcttctcctttttttttggtctcctggaccattacatttttcaaagagttTTGAGTCCTATATGGAAAGCCTTATTGGTGCATGCTATGGGGTGTGGGGTGCATTCCATGAAGCCATCCCAGGTCCAGCTAGCCACAAAAAAGCCAAAAGGAATTGCCACCTTAGCCCTGGAGCAGAACGAGGGGCCTGGGAGGGGTAGGGTACTGGGGAGGAAGGTTCACACCTGAGgtgcaggaaaagaaaggagagccAGCGGAAGCTTTCCCTGCAGATAAAGGAGGAggtgcatcgggctcctggccctgaaggaggctgggaagagggCTGTGGCCCAGGTCCCCTTGGTATTTTCACTGGGCAATGAATCAGCACGCCCCACCTGCAGAGCCTCTAGGAGGCCTTTGCCACCTGCCTTGACTTGTAAGCCGCGGTGTCCATCTGCAGCCGTCTGTCCCTCCTTTCCACCATCCATCACTCCACACATGAATGCAGCTGCTCTGACAGTTTTACAAGCCAGACAGAAGCCCCTGCAGGAAGGGCCCTCTCTGATACCTGCTTCCTAAGTCAGTTTCCTTCGGGGCAGACGAAAACAGCTGTGGCCATTGTTGGAGGTGATCTATCTCTCCCAACAGAGCCCGTGGGTGTTGTGAGAAGCTGGCTCTCTGCGCCCCCTCCCCCTGTCTCTGACCCTCCAGCCTCCTTTTCCCTTGCTCTGGAATGTGGACCGTTAACCCAATCGTGGCCGGACAACGGCCTTCTTGCCCTGGATTTGGGAGAGGGAGGTTCCGAGGCCGGATTCCTTGAGCTGGCGCGATCGGGACGCTGAAACCCCACCTGCTGGTGGGAGCTACAGACCCAGCCGCCGGAACCCGAGCCCGTGGGGCCCATCCTCGGAGCACTGCTGCCACCTGCTGGAGACAGAAGAGCCGGCGGCTGGAGGATGGCGAagggttttatttcatttcatgttttatttggaACTGAAGtcattgttaaaagaaaaaaagagaagaatccaGTGGATTTGAACCTATGAAGTATGTCCATCCTTTTGAGTTATTCTCTGCCAAGGTATAGGCTGCTCTTCCCAGAACGGCTCACAGAGAACCTGCTATGATGCCATCTGCTTTTTCACTTCATGCTAATCCAGCTTTATATTTACTCAGTTCGGGAGCTTATCATTGTTCAGAGTTAAACCCCCAGGGTTTTAGCTGACGTCTGTTGCGGgtacttaggttatttccaatgCTTCCCTATCCTCAGTAGGGATGATATGAACGGACTCCTCGTACGAAATAATTTTTTGAGTTAAACTCTTTGCGATCATTGTAAATTCACATGTACTTGTAAGGAATAAAACAGAGCAAATTCCACGTACTCTTTGCCCAGTTCTCTCAATGGTagcatcttgcaaaactatagtacaatattaccaggatattgacattgatatgACCCACCAATCTGATTCaaatttccccagttttacttgtattcgtgtgcacatgcacatgtgtgcgtgtgtgtgtgtgtgtgtgtgtgtgtttcggtCTATGTCACTTTATCATATGTGTAAGTTCCAGTATCCATCACAGCCAAGATAAGGAACAACTCTGTGACCACAAAGATCCCTCTTGTTGCCTTTTGATAACGACACCTACCTTCTTCCCATGCCCCCCTAGCCCGTGGTACCACTAATCTGTCATTTCAGAagtgtcatataaatggaaccaaaTTGTATGTAACCTTTTAGGACTGGCTTTTTTCGCTCCAAGTGATTCCCTGGAGATTCATCCcggttgttgcatgtatcaacgatttgttcctttttcctgctgggtaatattccacaaaataattaaaaaaaaaaaaaaaaaaaactttagtgtTACTTCCAGAAGTGAACGCTGGGTCTGGGAGAGTGAACAGTTGGCTGTGCATTGCAGGGTTGTTCTCCAGAAAGCTCAGCCAGGTCCCCGGTCCCACCAGTGTCATACAGGTAAACGTGCGCGTAAGTTGGCTAGGGCTGTCAAAACCAAGTACCTCAAACTGGGTGGCTcgaacaacagaaatgcattttctcatagttctggaggctggaactgTGAGATCAgagtgttggcagggttggttccttgtGAGGGCTTGTGAGCAGAGTCTGTTGCATGTCTCTGCCCTTGCTGCTGGTGCCTTtactggcaatctttggcattccttgacttatagaagcatccccccaccccccgatctctgccttcatcttcacgtGGCATTCTCCCTGTATTTGTCTATGCCctcatttcccctttctttttttttttaagattttatttatttatttgacagagacagcgagagagagagaacacaagcagggggagtgggagagggagaagcaggcttcctgccgagcagggagcccgacgtggggctcgatgccaggaccctgggatcatgacctgagccgaaggcagatgcttaacgactgagccacccaggcgcccctcatttcccctttcttaaaaggacatcagtcatattcaGTTAGGTCCACCTTAATGACCTCATCTAATTATATCTGCTACaaccctacttccaaataaggtcacgttctgaTGTACTAGGAGTTAGGATTcaagatatgaattttggaggggcaTGGTTCAGCCCATAACAGCACGCGCCTCCACAAGGTGACCAACTCTGGGTTTGggctaaaaatctttaaattgcatt encodes:
- the SOST gene encoding sclerostin, which gives rise to MQLSLALCLVCLLVHAAFRVGAGQGWQAFKNDATEIIPELREYPEPPPELENNKTMNRAENGGRPPHHPFETKDVSEFSCRELHFTRYVTDGPCRSAKPVTELVCSGQCGPARLLPNAIGRGKWWRPSGPDFRCIPDRYRAQRVQLLCPGGAAPRARKVRLVASCKCKRLTRSHNQSELKDFGPEAARPQKGRKPRPRARGAKTNQAELENAY